A single genomic interval of Candidatus Hydrogenedentota bacterium harbors:
- the lepB gene encoding signal peptidase I, with protein sequence MNEARAERAQGILVRLLTSHRAGLLTILVLCLIGIYFFAFRGMRFFEVPSRSMEPALLPGDHLITLWEKAYRRGDIVVVEEDDGYVVKRVVGLPGDEVMVMDGALFIDGAYASEPYIAEPMLYVLAPLRVPDGCVFLLGDNRNASDDDHLTRQAQPAVSIVGRVRFRYYPYDRWGRIHSFPLSNVRSQ encoded by the coding sequence ATGAACGAAGCGCGCGCGGAACGCGCTCAAGGCATTCTGGTCAGGCTGTTGACGAGCCACCGGGCAGGTCTGCTCACCATACTTGTCCTGTGTTTGATTGGTATCTACTTCTTCGCGTTTCGCGGGATGCGCTTTTTCGAGGTTCCCAGCCGGTCGATGGAGCCCGCCCTGTTGCCGGGCGATCACCTGATAACGCTGTGGGAGAAGGCGTACCGGCGCGGCGATATTGTGGTGGTCGAAGAGGATGACGGGTACGTTGTGAAACGGGTTGTGGGGCTGCCGGGAGATGAGGTCATGGTGATGGATGGCGCCTTGTTTATCGATGGCGCCTACGCTTCGGAACCGTACATCGCCGAACCGATGTTATACGTACTTGCGCCTCTTCGCGTTCCGGATGGCTGTGTCTTTCTGCTGGGCGACAACCGGAATGCCAGCGACGACGACCACCTTACCCGGCAAGCGCAGCCGGCGGTGTCGATCGTGGGCCGCGTGCGGTTCCGTTATTATCCCTATGACCGCTGGGGCCGGATACACTCCTTTCCGCTTTCGAACGTGCGCAGCCAGTAG
- a CDS encoding J domain-containing protein has translation APPPPGKQDIEVCYRLLGVSPSARWEEVERAYRRKAKIHHPDLGGDEDAMRALNEAYSVLKRLRRER, from the coding sequence GCGCCGCCGCCGCCCGGCAAACAGGACATTGAGGTGTGCTACCGGCTGCTGGGCGTGTCGCCCTCGGCGCGGTGGGAAGAGGTCGAGCGCGCGTACCGGCGCAAGGCGAAGATTCATCACCCGGACCTCGGGGGCGACGAGGACGCGATGCGCGCGTTGAACGAAGCGTATTCGGTGCTGAAACGGCTCAGACGGGAGCGGTAG
- a CDS encoding tetratricopeptide repeat protein, producing MGVLRELEAVRNSAGLWRRASHTVLRVHGRDAVSWLQSQTTQDVLALREGEGLRNALLDRQARVLAFFTTHRWGGEMWLIMETGTVAAFLDRVATHVFLEDVQVEDVGRAAPQILVEGPRSLLFLAGLCSAGAEEAATRFPARAYAFAPVVLLGHELLCFRMSESGEDGFLLLAAEEEADALFAALEREGRSRGVITIGEDARNILRVEAGTLRYGRDVDERSVVAATPLEQGAVSYAKGCYPGQEVVARLKSYGSPKSALMGLIFEDPGISLPAPGTELRGGGQKAGILRSAAFSPTFQRWVAMASLERNHRVPGSVLECTWENRTGPARATVTPLPFHTPPTREQYARRLYEQAIERFHADANDEDTAALDLLRDAVTLHPAFEDAHEALGVILHRQGRTDEAIRRMKTLASLNPGAVMAHTNLSVFYVAKGMLREAEEEKAIARQLEAKAQLDARAARKLAEEERARLRREAEERIGMFQEVLDMDPEDAVAAMGLGSAYMQLERYTDALPWLETAVRAKRDYSAAYLRLGECLERVGGPAATAEAYRRGIEAASRKGDLMPLREMERRLAAIQPAGQRKSPSTAPV from the coding sequence ATGGGCGTACTCCGCGAACTGGAAGCAGTCCGGAATTCAGCCGGCCTCTGGCGGCGCGCCAGTCATACCGTGTTGCGCGTTCACGGCCGCGACGCGGTCTCCTGGCTCCAGAGCCAGACAACCCAGGATGTGCTCGCCCTGCGCGAGGGCGAGGGCCTGCGCAACGCCCTGCTCGACCGGCAGGCTCGCGTGCTCGCATTCTTCACCACCCATCGCTGGGGCGGCGAGATGTGGCTCATCATGGAAACGGGCACGGTGGCCGCATTCCTGGATCGCGTCGCGACCCATGTCTTTCTCGAAGACGTCCAAGTCGAAGATGTAGGCCGCGCCGCCCCGCAGATCCTCGTCGAAGGTCCGCGCAGCCTGCTCTTCCTGGCCGGTCTCTGCTCTGCCGGCGCGGAAGAAGCCGCGACCCGCTTTCCGGCCCGGGCCTACGCGTTCGCCCCGGTCGTCCTGCTGGGCCATGAACTCCTTTGCTTCCGCATGAGTGAATCCGGCGAGGACGGTTTTCTCCTGCTGGCGGCGGAGGAAGAGGCCGACGCGCTGTTTGCCGCGCTGGAACGGGAAGGGCGAAGCCGCGGCGTTATCACTATTGGCGAAGACGCGCGAAATATCCTCCGTGTCGAGGCAGGAACACTCCGCTATGGACGGGACGTGGACGAGCGCAGCGTGGTCGCCGCGACGCCGCTCGAACAAGGCGCGGTCAGCTATGCGAAAGGCTGCTATCCCGGCCAGGAGGTCGTGGCCCGTCTGAAAAGCTACGGGTCGCCCAAGTCGGCTCTGATGGGCCTCATTTTCGAGGACCCCGGCATATCGCTCCCCGCGCCCGGAACAGAATTGCGCGGCGGCGGCCAGAAGGCCGGCATCCTGCGCAGTGCGGCCTTCTCCCCCACGTTCCAGCGCTGGGTCGCCATGGCCTCACTCGAACGCAATCACCGCGTCCCCGGCAGCGTCCTGGAGTGCACTTGGGAAAACAGGACCGGGCCGGCCCGCGCAACGGTCACGCCGCTGCCCTTTCACACACCCCCGACGCGCGAACAATACGCCCGGCGGCTGTATGAGCAGGCCATTGAACGCTTCCACGCCGATGCAAACGATGAGGACACGGCGGCGCTCGACCTCCTGCGCGACGCGGTAACGCTCCATCCCGCCTTCGAGGACGCCCACGAAGCGCTGGGCGTCATCCTGCACCGTCAGGGCCGCACGGATGAGGCCATCCGGCGCATGAAGACGCTCGCAAGCCTTAATCCGGGCGCGGTAATGGCACACACGAACCTCTCTGTCTTCTACGTTGCCAAGGGCATGCTCCGAGAAGCGGAGGAAGAAAAGGCCATCGCCCGGCAACTCGAAGCGAAAGCGCAACTGGACGCGCGGGCGGCCCGCAAACTGGCCGAGGAAGAACGCGCCCGGCTCCGCCGCGAAGCCGAGGAACGCATCGGCATGTTCCAAGAGGTCCTCGATATGGACCCGGAAGACGCGGTCGCGGCCATGGGCCTCGGCAGCGCCTACATGCAGCTGGAACGCTACACGGACGCCTTACCCTGGCTCGAAACCGCTGTCCGCGCCAAGAGAGACTACAGCGCGGCCTACCTTAGACTCGGCGAGTGCCTCGAACGTGTCGGTGGTCCCGCCGCCACGGCCGAGGCTTACCGCCGCGGCATAGAAGCCGCCAGCCGCAAAGGAGATTTGATGCCCCTGCGCGAAATGGAGCGCCGGCTCGCCGCGATCCAGCCCGCCGGCCAGCGGAAAAGCCCGTCTACCGCTCCCGTCTGA
- a CDS encoding iron-sulfur cluster assembly accessory protein — translation MTTSERSAPKALITATAAAVEELKKLSAAAGEGKDGVRLGVKGGGCSGFSYVLEFDARREGDHVLEQDGVAFLIDRKSAIYLKGVLLDYRGGLRGKGFAFQNPNAANTCGCGESFAV, via the coding sequence ATGACCACGTCCGAACGTTCCGCTCCGAAAGCGTTAATAACCGCGACCGCCGCCGCGGTGGAGGAATTGAAGAAACTGAGCGCCGCCGCCGGCGAAGGCAAGGACGGCGTACGCCTCGGAGTGAAGGGAGGCGGCTGTTCGGGCTTCTCCTACGTGCTGGAGTTCGACGCGCGGCGCGAAGGTGATCATGTCCTGGAACAGGACGGCGTGGCATTTCTGATTGACCGCAAGTCCGCCATCTACTTGAAGGGGGTGCTGCTGGACTACCGGGGCGGACTGCGCGGCAAGGGATTCGCGTTTCAGAATCCCAATGCCGCCAATACATGTGGCTGCGGCGAGTCATTTGCCGTCTGA
- a CDS encoding DUF1858 domain-containing protein, producing MLEADNRYFRPDMTVGEAMDLHPRVAEVFAAFHLGGCSHCGIRQYETIEQVCMAYGVDLETMLEVLESLMEQPEDEAAKE from the coding sequence ATGTTGGAAGCAGACAACCGGTATTTTCGTCCTGACATGACCGTAGGCGAGGCAATGGATTTGCATCCGCGCGTCGCCGAAGTCTTTGCGGCCTTCCATCTCGGCGGATGCTCCCACTGCGGCATCCGGCAATACGAAACCATCGAGCAGGTGTGCATGGCCTATGGCGTGGACCTCGAAACCATGCTCGAAGTGCTCGAGAGCCTGATGGAACAGCCGGAGGACGAAGCAGCCAAGGAATAG